In Truepera sp., the sequence ACGGCCCGGGCGCGCTCGCCGCGCGCCTCCCAGGTCTCGGCAAGCCCCTCCCAGGCGGTCTCGCTGTAGGGCTCGTGCTCCGTCATGAGCTGGTAGAGCATCGTGGCCTCCGTGAGGTCGGCTTCGTCTCTCGCCTTCTCGGCCGCCCCCTCGAGGAGGGAGAGGTGTGAGGCTTGCAGGCTGAGGCGTACGTTGTCCACCCAGTTGGAATCGAACCCCGTCAGGAAGTGCCCGGAGTAGACGCGAATCGCGTCCATGTACTCGCTCAGCCCGCCGCGCTCGCGCGCCTGACGCGCCAGCTTGCGGTAGATCTCGACGTCGTAATCGATCTGGAACTTGTCGTGCAGGTAGTAACGCCGGTTCGCGCTTTCGACCACGTCGCCGCCCATGACCTTGCGCAAGCGGTAGAGGGTGGTGTGGAAGCTGCTGGAGGCCTTCGACTCGGTCTTGCCCGGCCAGAGCGCCTCGGCGACTTCGAAGGTGGTGACGCCGGCGCGGTGCTCGAGCAGGTAGAAGAGCAGTTCGAGCGCCTTGAGCGAATCCCAATCGAGACGCTCCCCCTCGCGCATCACCCTGGGGTGCCCGAAGCCGTGCGCTGCCACCACGCCCGTGAGGGGATGCCGCAGCTCGGCCAGGCGCCGCAAGCGGACGCTGACGGCCTGGAGGAGCTCGTCTTTCTCGACGGGCTTCGTGAGGTAGTCGTCGGCGCCGAGGGTCATGCCCTTGCGCATGGAGGCGCGGTCCTCGAGGGCGGTGAGGAACAGGAAGGGTACCCCACGCAGCTCCGCGATCTCGTGCACCTGGGCGTAGAACTCGAAGCCGTCCATGGGCGGCATGGAGATGTCGGAAACGACCACGTCGGGCCGCAGGCCGTCACGGAGCTCGCTGAGCGCCTCCCGTGGATCGTCGAAAGTGATGACGCCGTAGCCGGCCCCCGTCAGGGTCAGTTCGCTGACTTTGAGCATCGACGGTTCGTCGTCGACAACCAACACCAAAGTTGCCGTCACGTGAGAAGTCTACCAACGCGGGCCAGAGCGGTTTTATGAAGAACTTGACGCCGGGGGGCGGTTCGGCGCTGCCGCCTGCGTCCCACACGGCCTTCCACCGGCCGCTCAACCATGTGGCGCGCTGCGGGTCTCGTAATGGACGAGCGCGCTGAACTCCACGCCATCGCCGTAAGTAGCCGTGGCGAACTTGATGTCCTTGATGACGTCATCTCTATCCAGGCCCTCGATGAACTCGTTGAGGCGCCGCTCGAAGTGCTCGACGCTGTTCGAGGTAACCAGCTTGAACTTCGGGTCCACGATCTTTGTCCTCCGCTCCGGCGTTCGCGCCGTCACTCACGGCCGGCCGACCAAATGATAACCGCGGCGTCTGGACTGCTAGCCTTACATCATGCCGCCCGCCGACAAACCGCGGCCCCGTAGCGAGTTGGTCATGTTCCTGGTTCGCCCGGCCGCCAATGCGGTGGTGCGGGTTCTGGCGCGAACGGGCGTCGAGCCATGGCAGGTGGTGGCCGGTCACACGGTGATCGGCTTCGTGGCGGCGTACTTGGTGGCGACGTACTCACATTCCGCGTGGGTCTGGGCGGCGGTCCTGCTGCAGGTGAAGACCGTGCTCGACAACGCCGACGGCGGCCTGGCCCGCGCCACGGGCCGCGTTACCGAGTTCGGCCGCTACTTCGACACCGTTTGCGACCTGCTCGTCAACGTCGCCCTGTTCGCGGCCCTGACCCGGCACGGCCCCGCCGCGGGCGCCTGGGTGGCCTTCGTCATCGTGACGCTGGCGCTCACGGCCGACTTCAACGCCGAGCGCCTGTACAAGGAAGCGCGCGGGGTGAAGCCCTCCGAACCCGGCCCACCGGGCGCCTGGGCATGGAGCCTCGCCCTCGTGCGCGGCTTCTACCAGGCCGTCCTCTCCCCACAGGACCGCGCCTACCGCGCCCTGGACGCCTGGCTCTTCAGAACGGCGGCCGGCAAGCGGTGGACCGAGGCGGACTCCGGCGAGCGGCAGCGCTGGGCCGACCTCTTCTCCACCGGGGCACTCGTCAACCTCGGGCTGAGCACGCAGTACCTGGCGCTGGGCATAGTGCTCGCACTGGGCATGCCGTACGCTTACGTCATGATCTGTTGGGCGCAACTCGCGTACGTGACGACCGTGCAGGCCGTGCGGGTGCTGCGGTACCGCGCGCGTGCAGCCACGGCATGAGCGCCGCATCACCCGGCCCCGCGGGCGGCCGTCCCGCGGCGCTAGTGACCGGTTCGGCCAAAGGCATCGGTAAGGCCATCCTCCTGGCCCTGGCGGCCGACGGCTACGACGTGATGGTCCATTACCGCCGCAGCCAGGCCGAAGCCGAGGCCGTGGTGGCGGCGGCCACGGCGCATGGCGCTCACGCCGTCGCCGTGGCCGCCGACGTGACGCTCGAGGCCGAGGCCCGCGACCTGGTCGACGCCGCCTACTCCCTCTTCGGGCGCTTAGACGTGCTCGTCAACAACGTCGGCAACTACCACCACGGCCCCTTGGCCGACCTCTCCAGCGAGGTCTGGCACGAGATGCTCGCCAGCAACCTCTACTCGACTTTCTACACTTGCCAGCGG encodes:
- a CDS encoding response regulator translates to MTATLVLVVDDEPSMLKVSELTLTGAGYGVITFDDPREALSELRDGLRPDVVVSDISMPPMDGFEFYAQVHEIAELRGVPFLFLTALEDRASMRKGMTLGADDYLTKPVEKDELLQAVSVRLRRLAELRHPLTGVVAAHGFGHPRVMREGERLDWDSLKALELLFYLLEHRAGVTTFEVAEALWPGKTESKASSSFHTTLYRLRKVMGGDVVESANRRYYLHDKFQIDYDVEIYRKLARQARERGGLSEYMDAIRVYSGHFLTGFDSNWVDNVRLSLQASHLSLLEGAAEKARDEADLTEATMLYQLMTEHEPYSETAWEGLAETWEARGERARAVEARERFERLMEEG
- the tmpR gene encoding bifunctional dihydropteridine reductase/dihydrofolate reductase TmpR, coding for MSAASPGPAGGRPAALVTGSAKGIGKAILLALAADGYDVMVHYRRSQAEAEAVVAAATAHGAHAVAVAADVTLEAEARDLVDAAYSLFGRLDVLVNNVGNYHHGPLADLSSEVWHEMLASNLYSTFYTCQRAVPYLRLAPNGGRIVNIGYAGAEQLRARPKIAAYGIAKTGVILYSKALALSEAASGLTVNVVSPGVAANSVTQPLKELPMGRVARLDEIVAAVKYFLSPAADYVTGVTLEVAGGWNV
- a CDS encoding CDP-alcohol phosphatidyltransferase family protein is translated as MPPADKPRPRSELVMFLVRPAANAVVRVLARTGVEPWQVVAGHTVIGFVAAYLVATYSHSAWVWAAVLLQVKTVLDNADGGLARATGRVTEFGRYFDTVCDLLVNVALFAALTRHGPAAGAWVAFVIVTLALTADFNAERLYKEARGVKPSEPGPPGAWAWSLALVRGFYQAVLSPQDRAYRALDAWLFRTAAGKRWTEADSGERQRWADLFSTGALVNLGLSTQYLALGIVLALGMPYAYVMICWAQLAYVTTVQAVRVLRYRARAATA